The segment ACACCCACATAttcccccatcccatctcccccccccccccccccccatcccatgaACAACTTACACTACGGATTTCATTGTCCCTCAGCGCGATGTTGGAAGAATCCACTACAATCACAAATTTTACTTTCGTGTTGGTGACGTAACCATATCTGGAACCAGGGGTTAAGGATGAAATTCTGACAGTAGAATTAGAATCCTCATTGACCAATTCCCAGAACCCTGTGAACATTGCAGCACAGCAACATTTCCTTCTGAAGCCCAACCCTCCCCACACCACGAGCAGACGTGTGCCCGTACAATTGTATGGTTATCTATACAAATCCATCCATTCACAGTCCGAAAACACTTGGATTGCCATGATCAGTCTCTTAAGGTCAGGCCATTCCATGGTCATACCTTTacccccccaaccccttcccaGACACCATCATGCTCTCCCACCCTACCCCATGCCTTCCCTCCACCAATATTATCTATGACAAAGGATACACTTTGTAATCCTCTGTGGGGTACAGCAGCCCTAAGTACAGCTCTCTCTGATCCACCAGCGCCTTCCCCACTGCCGAAATCTTCTCCTCCACCACGTCCAGTGAAGTGTGCACCGTGTAGTGAAACTTCAGCTCATTCTCAGTCGGGATTGTCTTGATGTACAATGGATAATTCTACACAGCAGGATGAAGGGTTGTCAGTGGCAGTCTCACAGACTGTAGTCTCTCTTAATCATAAacgcagacacagacaccagggcacacacacagatagacagacagagagagagagagacacacacacagacacagtgacacagacaccagggcacacacacagatagacagacagagagagagagacacacagacacagagcacacacacagatagacagagagagagacacacacagacaccagggcacacacacagatagacaggcagagagagagagacacacagacacagtgacacagacaccagggcacacacacagatagacagacagagagagagagagacacacagcaccagggcacacacacagatagacaaagagacacacagacacagacagcgcCACAGAGACAGTTGACAcggacagagacacacagacacagcaggggcacacacacacagagtgacacggacagagagacagacacgcAGTCTCAAATACAAAAACGGCCCAGGCCAGCCCTGCTTCTACTCCTCACCCCGCGGCCCTGACTCACCTCCTTGGCAATGACGGCCACGCACACCGCCATCTTCCGCGTCTCACGTGACAGCAGGGTCACGTGTGTGAGGTTAACATGGTCACGTGTGTGGATGAGCCGGGTCACGTGTGCGGGGATGAgctgggtcacgtgtgtggggatgAGAGcttggtcacgtgtgtgggtcATGTGTCGGTCACGTGGGGCGGCGATGATGGCGGCGGTGTGGATGCTGTTCGCGCTGCTGGCGGCGGCGGACGGCGGGACTACGCCCAACCTCGTCCTCCTCCTCATGGACGACGTGAGTGCCGCTCCCGGCCCCGTGCGTCCACGTCACTGCGTGCTCCCGCTCTCGGCCCCGCGCGCGTCTACGTCACTGCCCGCTCCCGGCCCCGCGCGTCCACGTTACTGCGCGTTCCCgtcacagccccttcggcccatctcgtccatgctgaccatcatgccccatctacacttgtcccacctgcgtgcgtttggcccacatcctgccAAACCTGTccgacccatgtacctgtctaaaggcactggctgcagatgctggtttacacaagtcAAGGCAGTGGAGtagctcaccgggacaggcagcatctctggagaaaaggcatgggtgacgtttcagctcaagacagtctgaagaagggtctcgacccaaaacgtcctttccttctctccagagatgcgaccagtcctctgagtaactccagtattttctatcgacctgttcaagtgtcatttaaatgttgttagcgtgcctgcctcgactacctcctttggcagctcatattAAGAAGACCAGCCAGGGATCTACAGGGCGGCTGCAATGGTGGGAAGGTGGCTGGAGGGGATATTGAGGGACAGgatctattttatttatttattcacaaaatgctggagtaactcagcaggtcaagcagcatctcgggagagaaggaatgggtgacgtttcgggtcgagacccttcttcagggtgtgtgtgtgtgtgtgccctggtgtctgtgtgaagaagggtctcgacccgaaacgtcacccattccttctc is part of the Rhinoraja longicauda isolate Sanriku21f chromosome 6, sRhiLon1.1, whole genome shotgun sequence genome and harbors:
- the trappc2l gene encoding trafficking protein particle complex subunit 2-like protein, which produces MTHTRDQALIPTHVTQLIPAHVTRLIHTRDHVNLTHVTLLSRETRKMAVCVAVIAKENYPLYIKTIPTENELKFHYTVHTSLDVVEEKISAVGKALVDQRELYLGLLYPTEDYKVYGYVTNTKVKFVIVVDSSNIALRDNEIRSMFRKLHNSYTDVMCNPFYNPGEVIESKVFDNMVSGMMIQVC